One segment of Argiope bruennichi chromosome 11, qqArgBrue1.1, whole genome shotgun sequence DNA contains the following:
- the LOC129957667 gene encoding small nuclear ribonucleoprotein Sm D3-like yields MSLGVPVKILHEAEGHIVTLETNTGEVYRGKLIEAEDNMNCQMADVTVTYRDGKVGKLENMYIRGSKIRFLILPDMLKNAPMFKKAGSRVGAGNRGKSAILRAQAARGRGRARSLFPRRN; encoded by the exons atgTCTCTCGGGGTACCTGTTAAAATACTCCATGAAGCAGAAGGGCACATAGTTACTTTGGAAACGAATACCGGCGAGGTATATCGCGGTAAACTGATAGAAGCCGAAGATAATATGAACTGTCAAATGGCTGATGTTACAGTTACATATAGAGACGGAAAAGTTGGCAAATTGGAAAATATGTACATCAGAGGTAGTAAAATCAGGTTCTTAATTTTGCCGGACATGTTGAAAAACGCACCCATGTTCAAGAAAGCTGGATCCAGAGTCGGTGCTGGAAATCGTGGAAAATCTGCCATTCTTCGAGCACAAG CTGCTCGAGGACGTGGACGTGCCAGGTCACTTTTCCCTCGACGTAATTGA